The sequence below is a genomic window from Lolium perenne isolate Kyuss_39 chromosome 4, Kyuss_2.0, whole genome shotgun sequence.
ATGTTGCATATCATTAATTTTTGAATTGCAAACAATTACCAACATAAACTACAATAATAAGTATATTAATCTTGAATTCAAATGGACAATAaaatgatttattttttcttttttatttagggatttctattttcgtgcccctgcttcgttagttgtactcagttttccccagctcgttagtttttcctcagctttcccctccctctagtttgaaacccctcgaagacgcgggttgccgtcaggtcagaggccttaccgttaccgttaatctgacgggtggggctgcacagaggtggggctgcatagagggcagttcctctctgaccgtctcgtgctgacgggtagccatccatctaccactgacgcgtgggccgttttattttctgattgtatacgcggtgctgccaatgacaaatggggccgctctatggggctgccgcagccaatgaccagtgggtcgtctatttatttatagaaaattatattgccgctctgtggggcctccgcagccaatgaccgctgtggcaggtgacaattttcgcagcttaatctaaagtgactcttatgctaaacattgtgcatcccgacgttgacctagcagtggcggcgagcatagccgttctgaccatgccgatatcggcatcggcatctgcatcgtttggaggatgtggtgctcgaataatagtgaaaatgcgatattatcttttacatgcataatatatagaaaatagttagatctctaaatcgatgcatatgaagctacatatatattcttcgtcataatccccttatctaaaggggatggatgcatggcttcacgtcgtcgtcgctttcatcgtcagtatctttgtcgtccgagtagtagtacttcctgcacattgttccgtcgaacaccttcactgtgagcacatcatcgccttcatatttgaagtgtacgaagcagccgaaatccacaccgtgcgcggtggtgaatttctcccagcccttgtcgaggtacatccggccttgaccgttaaataggacctccacggtccagagacgaggaccacagtcagctgctcgctgatacaccttagctggctcctggccgtcaagatagtccgcaaacttttttgggagagcctgcaaagagatcgagcgccgatcgtttgaaattaaaggttttttagaacatgcccataattaatcacatgcgtcatatatgtgggaacgcgtacgtaccttcttgaccaaagggtcttcatagacgacgatgaagaactcctctatgatcaatggcggtgttgacggtggtggtggcaatgatgatgatccacttccccttccccttccccttccccttccggtccgcgtccgagacgtggaagccatggcaatggatcaagtgtatgtgaacgaagaagagagagacagaacctattgacacaagggatggccgtgtgggtgtttataagggagagatgaccgttgtaggggtttacacaataaaataaggaggaggtgaacgttggtgggggtttacgcaataaattaaggaggagatgaccgttgtgggggtttacacaataaattaaggaggagacgaccgttgtgggggtatatatctcaacaaaaaagtaatgcggactattttgacggaaatggaacttcgtgatatattttatcattttaccgtaaaaagtaatgcctaaaagaaatggtaattcgtgatagtttatcatttaccgtaatggctacaacaaatcattgatggtttatcattttttgtgtgaaaagtaatggctacaagaaatgggtgatggtgtatcattttttgcgtgaaaagtaatggctacaacaaaatcggtgatggtttatcgttttttgcgtgaaaagtaatggctacaagaaatgggtgatggtgtatcattttttgcgggaAAAGAAatgtctacaacaaaatcggtgatggtttatcgtttttttgcgtgaaaagtaatggctacaagaaatgggtgatggtgtatcattttgcgtgaaaagtaatggctacaacaaaatcggtgatggtttgtcgttttttgcgtgaaaagtaatggctacaacaaatcagtgatggtgtatcatttttttgcgtgaaaagtaatggctacaacaaatcggtgatggtttatcattttttgcgtgaaacgtaatgcctaaaaagagtttataatttagctcgtgaaaaataatgcagaaaaccaaactttgcgtgaagctaaccgacgacagagagagagagggtggtggccccgaccagagagagagataggggttatcctgcccgttagatcatacgatcaacgatcggcgggcacgatccgcgtgacatgggctagaccaatcagggcaatgttgggcgtctgtgagagtttgtgaagggagagggcaaaactgagtagtatcaagaaaccaagggcaagtgagtagtaaacagactaagggattcaaatatgagatttaaaaaatggaaaatgcatgttttgtacaatgaaacccatcttggcccacctcaaactatttgcaatacaaatatacatgagtgtgaaaattatggcctcattcagacaaagtatgttttgggaaaagctgttttgggtagggcttattgtggagaaccatgcaccttcatagctactaggtgatttgagaagtggcaatttgtggtaaaacttgatttatctatgatttatctatgatttgagaagtggcaacttgtggtaaagactccatgagtaagtgccactctttttcggaacttttgcacattaaataactcatttaactggttaatcccatttgttgactctctgttgaccaaccacttgagggtaaaactgagtatattgcactagccagtattagcacccaaggggaaaattgagcacacaaaaaatgctagtatatgactcgagggtatacctgagtatatctaaatttccagggttagacccgaggacgcgtgttgcggtgcagaagtggaagacgtgccattgttgacgcgtgtcgcggtgcagacgtgcaaatagtggacgcataggacgcgggtcgcatttaggacgcgtaagcccctccttccctccctctgcacacagtcgtctcattctcgctcacgcacgaaaccacccctctcacgtcccatcaacttcccaaatcggaaaaaccccaaccgccctacgcacgctaccctgccggcgatggagaagaagaatgcgccggcggccgtcgcctccgagcccgtcgccgtcgagcccgtcgccgccgagggcggcgcatccaagcgcggcgcctccgtgaactgggcctctctctcggctgatggaccacttcacaagatcggcgaaggcttactggcgaacgaggagtacgccgacacctactctgctatgaggcaagtctgtagaaattggcgctcaggtttgcctgagcccgacgtgcacctggacgaatggatcatgctagaccacgcccttccacgcgtcgctgagttcaccttcctccaactcggcacatcacgctccgtcaccatagatctatcgaaagttcatacaaggttcaaattcctccatatctacctttttattttcaatcttaaacatcttagtgctgaatgttatcttcatctatatattttagatactacttcatcggcttttgccgtggcgtcatcgtgcttgcccagaagaacccgccgcacaagatacggcttctgaacccactcacaaatgcatcgaacactatgtttgaggcgcagatgccatctgtttttctggattcagtcgctgtaatcaaatccccgactatggtcttcgttgccgcacaatTCCCGCCggcaattggttgggtcgatgagagcactacaactaaggatatatattaagattggggagaagaaagattttcgatcgagaaccattgtctgcgttgcattaccccattcaatggtgaactgtatgcagtagctgcggacaattttgagatcggaagaatagtgtgcaccaatgtacagttgcagcagcgcgagaAACctttgtcaagatggagacactaatttcatttccagaacttggacgtcagaagttctaccttgtgaagtcggatggtgatctgctgcttgtgttgttggtcaaccgggctttggcgggcaaaccattggtgtaccgtgtggacactcagagccgctctctccatccggtcagtaacattggcagtaatgccttcttcgtgaattatatccggtctatctccgtcgacactagagtgcacccgacacttcgaccttactgcatctactacacggatttgggttatatgagagagtactctcatgatacaaaggcacgggatgagtggccactacgtgtggatagaataggaaactacggtatgaaaAATGAACACAtgccataccgtctggaggatgtattggccgcacactgcagacggaacgaGTTCAACcaatatttccttggggtaatgcacgaatggagcgacgaagaaatatatgaggaggaatgaagaacaaattcattcatcctggggtatcctaatcttcttgttgtccatacattgcgtgcgtcttgtatatttttcagcttagtttgtcgtgaacattaacaatgttattggctgcttttggctgctgtatgcagtttatgtattatacttagttttctgattatgctgttatgaatttatcatatactagcttctagatttgctgccatattgggcaaaaaacgagggccaaaaggcataaataaccccagagatttgctactagatttgctgccatattgaagaaagacagaaatagaagcttctctagatttgatactaatttggtgaaaaagacagagagagaaagaggggaaaaggtgctcttaaaaatgccaatttgggccgagagagacaaaacccagctcctgctcacgtgcaaccaaacgcttctcgtcctgtcccacgcggtccctttctaccagccccacgcgacgcgtccccacgcggccccacagacgacgcggcgcaacacgtcagcacagaacgtccaaatagacggattccttccgtctgagctccttctgcgggttccagacataggcttggggaaaactgagaaaaaactaaggggctggggaaaactgagtacaactaacgaagcgggggcacgaaaatagaaatcccttttatttaatatggaataattaatatctttaaatctgtaaatcaaaatttgacaaataatatgtctaaatcgattagaaaaatgagaggaatccaaatacgacatatatatcatattttgaatctaaaaatattttttccaaaaattcatgagcattagatcatgTACCAGTAGTTTAAATCTGGCCGGCCTCCTATCGATTTGACAGAAATTTGTATTTTCATGAGGGAAGGACGGAAAAGTTCCAAATACACCGGTTGAGAAATTTTCCATCTTAGTTTGTCTAGTATTTTTGAACAATGTAttggtaccaatgtgaatctTTAATTTGGTGCTTGCTTCATAAAACACCACAttttcggcacctcaaaaatggaaaatggttttttcgtgcgatgaaatggaaaacttcctcctgcaatatcgtaagacatcccaatatgcacatgtgtgcacaatatgggcacattatcacaaactatgccacGATTCTATCCATAAtattggtcgtttgacctaaatgtcatgaaacctcgaacatgatagctcattttgtgaaggattttttgtgatgttcacaattttccaactttaatatttttTCTTGTAACTATGGCACATAATATGGCACcacgcgaaggtttcacattgtCTGGAtcgttttcgaattttttatgcccgtttcaaactatattcaaaacagCGGGCAAGAAGATCCTTTGCCCGGGGCAGAGGCTCGCCAAACTTGCACTAGATCTCTAATGaaatagcatttttttgaacctaaaaatgatttttacaaaaaaccctaagcattatatcatgtacctgtagttcaaatctggtcggcctcctaccgattcggcaTGAATTTGTCAttttcatgaggggtggacggaaaggttccaTATAAACCGGTTAAGAAATTTTCCATATTatgtggtctagtatttttgaaaaatgtgttggtaccagtgtgaaactttaatttggtggttgcttcacaaaacacctcgttttcgacacctcaaaaatggaaaatgttTTTTCGTTCGATGAAATGGAAAACTTTCTCCTGCAACATCGCaagacatcccaagatgcacatgtgtgcacaatatgggcacattatcacaaactatgtgaCGATTCTAGCCATAACATTGGTTGTTTGAActaaatgtcatgaaacctcgaacatgatagctcattttgtgaaggaCTTTTTGTGATGTTTGAAATTTTGCAACTTCAATATTTTTCGTTGCAaatatgacacataatatgacaccacgcgaaggtttcacattgtttggatcattttcaaaatttatatgcccgtttcaaactatattcaaaacggcgggcaaGAAGATCCTTTGCCCGGGGCCGAGGCTCGCCAAACTTGCACTAGATCTCTAATGAAATAGCATGTTTTgaacctaaaaatgatttttacttAAAATCCtgagcattatatcatgtacctatagttcaaatctggtcagcctcctaccgattcgacaggaatttgtctttttcattaGTGGTGGATGGAAAGTTTCCATATACACCGGTTAAGAAATTTTCCATCTTATGTGGTCTAGTATTTTTTTAAAATgcgttggtaccaatgtgaaactttaatttggtggttgcttcacaaaacaccccatTTTCGACACCTGAAAAATCGAAAATGGTTTTTTCGTGCAATGAAATGGTAAACTTTCTCCTGCAACATCGTAAAACATCCCAAGATGCACGTGTGTGCATAATATGGGCACATTATCTCAAACTATGCCACGATTCTATCCATAATATTGGTTGTTTGACCTAAATGTTATGAAACCTCGAACATgtagctcattttgtgaaggattttttgtgatgtttgctattttccaactttaatatttttcCTTGTAAATATGACACATAATGTGACACcacgcgaaggtttcacattgtttggatcgttttAAATTTTAtatgcccgtttcaaactatattcaaaacggcgggcaaGAAGATCTTTTGCCCGGAGCTGAGGCTCGCCAAACTTGCACTAGATCTCtaatgaaatagcatgttgtgaacctaaaaatgatttttacaaaaaatcctgagcattatatcatgtatatgtagttcaaatctggtcggcctcctaccgattcggtaggaatttgtcttttttctAAGGGTGGACGGAAAGGTTCTAGATACACCGGTTAAGAAATTGTCTATCTTatgtggtctagtatttttgaaaaatgtgttggtaccaatgtgaaattttaatttggtggttgcttcacaaaacaccccgtttTCGACACCTCAAAAATAGAAAATGGtttttttcgtgcgatgaaatgGAAAACTTCCTCATGCGacatcgtaagacatcccaagatgcacatgtgtgcacaacATGGGCACATCAAACTGTGAGACGGTTCTAGCCATAACATTGGTTGTTCTGTGTGAAAGCCATAAAACATCAGACATGATAGCTCATGTTTTGAAGATTTTTTGAGATATTTGCAATATTCCATGTTTGATAtttttccaagatagatcttatttttctgaaaattttgatatattatttgtatttttctaaattataatgatttagttatgatttttcGAAGATTAATGTGGTAAAATGGAAAATAGCTATGCCGACGGCATAGGGCTGAaatgccgtcggcacagacctgACGCTGTTACCTCGCCGTTACGGCGgagaggctgtgccgacggccaaaactGTGCCGACGGTTGCCGTCGGCACATACCTTCATGTGCCGACGGttttcctgtgccgacggctaacCTGCTGGCCTGGCCGGAACgggtcctgtgccgacggccccgatatttgACCGTCGGCACAAGatctggccgtcggcacctcgGCGCGTTCCCGTAGTGATGCTACATGTGCTAGCTTCATGGTTTGCTGACTCCCATCAGTTTCAATACAAACTATATTTATATGATATCAGGCTTCAAAGAAGCATCTGTCTGGAAGGATGGACCAACTAGATTGTAGTTTAGATGGAAGCCACAGGAGAAGAGGTTTGGAACTTTCTCGTTTATTTGTTGTTTGCCTGATTTTGTGTATTTCGAGGGAGACTGATACTACAAAATAAATTCGTATTTCATAGGTGACAGCCACACATGGAGATCTAAGCCCCTTTCAGGAGGAAATACAATCAGTTCATTGTGTACATTGCACTCTGGTGGTTGCCACCGGAGAACAGATATAAATGCACTTGTCAGACCAGAGAACAATAAGTTCAGTTAACCACGCTCCCCTCTTCAGTTCAGATTCTAAATTTTCCAACAAATTGGTATTTGTAGGATAACTTCATCTCAGTGTCAGTACAGTAGCTTTGTGACTTCTCAACGGAGTTGGGCTGGTTAGGAGTAGCATCTTCTCGTGAGAATAATAATGTGCCATTGTGCCAAACGAACAGAGAAGTTGCTCCTGAGCTGAAGGTCTGGCAGGAGAGGTCTTTGAACACTCCAGAGTTTACTATGTAGAAATATGGAGCGTTTTCCTCCTTTTGCTAAAAAAATTGGGGAACCATGAATGCTTCACCGTTCGAATTTCTGATCAGGACGTGTCACTGCATCAGTTGCAAACAACGGGGACGTACTTGTCACTGTGTCAGCTTGCACCATCTACGAACAGCAAGGAAGGAGGTGGGCACATCCATTCTATCACACAATTACACACAGCGCGAGGACGGGCAGTGGGATCACGCCCATTTCTACTTGTCGTGTGGCTTAGGGTAGAATTTGATgcgcttcacgaagaaggcagaATCCAAAGCAAGCGGGTAGCAATAATTTGATACCCATACCAGTATTTGAAATGAGCAGACCCCGATTTGGGCGCTGGGTTAAATTTGCCCCGGAAGTGGGCAGGCGCTATTTTGGAATCGAGAATTACTGCGGCCACATGCGATAGGCCAGACTGTTCACTAGCCGAGGGAGAGACGCTATCTGTCTGATTTGCAGAAGTGTATCAATCCAAAACCCAAAACAGCTGGACCTGATTCTTCTTCTAGAAGACATAGAGGAGGCTGGCTTGCACCTACTCCTGGTTACTACAAGATCACTGTTGATGGAGCTTGTTTAAAGGGCTGGGAGTCAAGGGGCTGTTAGTGCCGCTGCAAGAGACCATTAAGGATATTACATGGGTGCTGCAATGCAACTACGGTTTTCCGAGGTGTTGTTGCCTGCAGGGAAGCATTATCTCTACCCGAAGATCTGGATATTCGAAAGACTAGCATCACGTCAGATTGTCAAGGCATTCTTCGTGACATATCTGAATTCACGGGAGGAGCGAATGCAGCTGTCGTCGTCAGAGAAATGAAGGAGTGTTTAGAGAGGTTTGAAGCAGTTTTGTTCAGTGATGAACGTAGACACAGTTTACTGTCGAAGCTCACAACCTAGCTCGTGCTGCGCCGTCTGTGGCTGTCAAACAATTCTGATTGATAAAGTGGGACGGTAAATCTCAAAAAAAGAAGTACTAGCCGAGGCAAAGTAAAGAGAGTACTGCAGCTGCAGTTAAAACATCCACCCGTCAACTACCCCGGCCTATAAACCCCTAGCTACCCATCCGCTCCGATCCTCAACTCCATCATCGCATATCAAGCGAGAGCAGTGAGCTTGAGTCTCGGTTAGCGATCCACTCCACTACTCCAGTACCAGTCTCGATCGGCTGAAGCAGAGATGGCACTTCCTTCCCGCCGCGTGGCCGCGTCCGCcgccctcctccttctccttctcctagcCACAGGTTCGCTGGTTCTTGGTGCTCCATCATTGTGATTCTGTTTCGTTGGTTCTTGGTGCTCTGTCACCCACAAGCCATTTTGATATGAACTGTGATTTTTCTTGACGTTAGCAGAGCTGGGGACGACGACGGTGGTGGAGGCGAGGACCTGCATCTCGCAGAGCCACAGCTTCAAGGGCGCCTGCCTGAGCAGCACCAACTGCGCCAGCGTCTGCATGACGGAGGGCTTTCCCGGCGGCGACTGCAAGACACGCCGCTTCCAGCGCAAGTGCTTCTGCGTCAAGAACTGTTGATCGGCTAGCGCTCTGCGCTTGCCGCTCGGCGACCTCCGCTTCTGCTCCTGCTGATCGGCTACCAGTAGTCCGTCCGTCGTCGTTATGTTGTGCGCGCGTCTGTCTGCTAGGTGTTTCCTCCGCGCGAGCGCTTGGAATAAAGTACCGTAGAATCGTTTGTGtgaagctgctgctgctgccatgTAAGGTCGTTCCGTGGATATATGTATGTATGCGCTGTGTGTGATCGTTTCGAGGTGAATCAGTGATCAACTTCAAGGATACCTGCTCTTAATTACCGGACTACTCGCTCTCTCTTCTTTTGCTAGACACAAGTATAGCTTCTAAGTTTTAACCAAGACTGACACATAAACACAAAAACAGTCACTTGGCTTCGGGTGATATACCAAAATACCTGGTATAATTAATGTATatatacaacaccaccaccaaatatGCGGTGGAGTGCGAAGCAAGGGGCAACGAGCAAATATGTACATACACATATCGTGCAATCAAAATCATACGGTGCAAGTAATTTAACAAACAAAGCTGTCAAAAGGAGCGAGTAAAGAAAACTCGAGCTGATGTGTGTcagagcaactctaacagagccTCTATTTATCGGAACTGAAAAAATCGAGTTCAGTCTCCCGAAAAACACTTTGGCTGCGGATTTAGCGATGGTGCAGAACAGAAACCGAAAAGGCGAACCGAACTCGAAGAAATCAAACGTCGCGGGAAACCAAAATTTGCGATTGCACACGATTTCATCGGTTGAAGCTAAATTCGTTCATAATTTGTACAATACTAGGCAAAATACATGCATATTGCACGTACATTACGAATCTAGGCACCTAAATTCAACTAGAATTAGTCCCTGGAGTGACTATACTGTCACCGGGGAGCTAATGTCGCCGGCGGAGGGTTTTTGCTCGCCGGTCTTCCTAGGTGAGGACGACCGCCGCCACTTCGACGACCGGCGCCTCGGAGGTGCTCCCGCACGCTTGAGGCGTCCCGacggcgtcgtcgtcatcgtcgccgtGCGGGGGCAGCGCCGGCAGAGGAGGGCTGCACGCCGCGGCAACGGGGGGCGCCTCGGGTTTTgcttccgccgcctcctccgcgcgcGCAGCGAGGTACGCCATCATCTCCGGCCACTTCCAGCCGGCCCTCCTCCATGCGTCGATGGAGCGCCGACGCCTGCCGAGCTCCGGCGACGCCCGTGTACCCGGCGGACGCCGAGTGCACCTTccggcgccggcttggccacctccCCTACCCACGCGCCTAGCACGCGTCATTCCGGACGGAGGGGAGCTGGCCGAAGCGGCGGCGCGGCCTCGGAGCGGCCGGAATCGCTCGTCGGAGCGGGGACCGGGtggcggcggagggagaggagacggcggagggagtagggtttgcgaaccgTACTCCCCTCCGCGATCCCTTTTAATAGGGGCCCGAACTTTTCCCCTGAACTTAgtattcgggccggcccactttttcgggcgcttgtggtgaccctgcataccactgcatgttgtagtatgtcagtcgttgatataacattcacgaagtaccattccgcaaatattacatccctcagagtagtacaacagaacatagcaggtccataactcattcatttattattacaaacataatacacatatcgtctcggagctcctcttgggtcttaagagggatactcctgggttcgaggcgaacccaacttaacttacaatatagaagtttcattaagttatacatttattctctcgagcagctaagtattaggTAGTCtacgctactactactactcgatgcttctaggcttgatctcctccggaagcctccccggttccgtagactatgaggtagtctacgccttcaatacctccagagaggtctggttcttcatagcccatgatctcggctccttcag
It includes:
- the LOC127293360 gene encoding defensin-like protein CAL1 isoform X2 is translated as MALPSRRVAASAALLLLLLLATELGTTTVVEARTCISQSHSFKGACLSSTNCASVCMTEGFPGGDCKTRRFQRKCFCVKNC
- the LOC127293360 gene encoding defensin-like protein CAL1 isoform X1, with the protein product MALPSRRVAASAALLLLLLLATAELGTTTVVEARTCISQSHSFKGACLSSTNCASVCMTEGFPGGDCKTRRFQRKCFCVKNC